In Hermetia illucens chromosome 1, iHerIll2.2.curated.20191125, whole genome shotgun sequence, one genomic interval encodes:
- the LOC119646791 gene encoding early growth response protein 1-B isoform X4 — protein MDGTVNMDKMTVAQKNAYLEAHMAVQQHMAQAAIQYKQQIQRNDNSQQSSANNQNQQQQAQQQQQQQSGPNQTSQSNSMNATQHYASTIKVPQISSSSSGGADSTFTVPDDVGMGFEGGVRVLQSLGSWSPDIPYNVPKPNLIPFTEPYVEGGSMHPASRLKALQQVQQASSGQRKTNTSKTTHKAFECSVCGKGLARKDKLTIHMRIHTGEKPYICEVCNKAFARRDKLVIHMNKFKHVTPTNIAPLGKRLNNLVKKKEPDTEDNKQSIEQQLQQQAAAATHNIVVSGQAQHPQTSTAIPGIVIPHHHQQQQLSWTCELCGRMFSTRDEWSLHAKSHLEY, from the exons GACGGCActgtaaatatggacaaaaTGACCGTTGCACAAAAGAACGCATATCTCGAAGCTCATATGGCTGTCCAGCAGCATATGGCACAAGCAGCTATCCAATACAAGCAGCAAATTCAACGAAACGACAACTCACAACAATCCAGTGCAAACAATCAAAACCAACAGCAGCAGGCgcaacagcagcaacagcaacaaagTGGGCCAAATCAAACATCACAATCGAATAGTATGAATGCAACACAACATTATGCAAGTACGATAAAAGTGCCTCAAATTAGTTCGTCGAGTTCGGGTGGAGCCGACAGCACATTTACTGTTCCGGACGATGTAGGCATGGGATTCGAAGGGGGTGTCAGAGTGCTGCAAAGCCTGGGAAGCTGGTCACCCGACATACCGTATAATGTTCCAAAGCCAAATCTTATCCCGTTTACAGAACCCTATGTTGAGGGCGGCTCAATGCATCCGGCCAGTCGGCTGAAGGCCTTACAACAAGTTCAGCAAGCTTCGTCGGGGCAGAGGAAAACAAACACTTCAAAAA CAACCCATAAAGCCTTCGAGTGCTCTGTATGCGGGAAAGGATTGGCACGGAAAGATAAGCTAACAATACATATGAGAATTCACACAGGCGAAAAACCGTACATATGTGAA GTTTGTAACAAAGCATTTGCACGACGTGATAAACTAGTGATACACATGAATAAATTCAAGCATGTCACTCCAACGAACATCGCTCCCTTGGGCAAACGTCTCAACAACCTGGTGAAGAAAAAAGAGCCTGACACCGAAGACAATAAGCAATCAATTGAACAACAATTGCAACAACAAGCTGCCGCCGCAACACATAACATCGTAGTTAGTGGTCAAGCCCAACATCCGCAGACCAGCACCGCGATACCAGGCATTGTGATCCCGCATCATCACCAACAGCAGCAATTGTCGTGGACATGTGAGTTATGCGGAAGAATGTTTTCCACTCGCGATGAGTGGTCACTACACGCTAAAAGTCACTTAGAG TATTGA